A genomic stretch from Trifolium pratense cultivar HEN17-A07 unplaced genomic scaffold, ARS_RC_1.1 scaffold_62, whole genome shotgun sequence includes:
- the LOC123901279 gene encoding protein FAM91A1-like, translated as MQRAPVTVEEQLLQKAIKEECPWENLPKRLQATLSSKEEWHRRIIECCIKKRLQWNICFARKVCKESEYYEDMMRYLRKNLALFPYHLAEYVCRVMRVSPFRYYCDMIFEVMKNEQPYDSIPNFSAADALRLTGIGRNEFIDIMNKCRSKKIMWKLNKSIAKELLPTQPVDFPIESWWAVCLVNFTLEEFKKLSEEEMATIDKICKEEASSFILFDPDVIKGLYRRGLIYFDVPVYPEDRFKVSRLEGFVSNREQSYEDPIEELLYAVFVVSSENASVAELATTLQADLSQLQAAASFVCRLGWATKVIDPSSILQDASIPGSPKSAISDEDVSLDKDIQEDASGSASYGPRSAYTRVAFIVDANITSYLMMGSVSPGLKSHAVTLYEAGKLGHASISDLCKDLSTLEGAKFEGELQEFANHAFSLRCVLECLQSGGVASDVKVDEGFHKMDMATPSNDESSSLTAEISLAEKSGDSGITETETNNDELLSLDLEKSAEASVSFEAVPSDGTSSITLEGDDNDIQDSSKDENLPNDKKLMVEGSDVGREMLKSKKKYRVDILRCESLASLAPATLDRLFLRDYDIVVSIVPLPQSSVLPGPAGPVHFGPPSYSFMTPWMKLVLYSTVESGPLSVVLMKGQCLRLLPAPLAGCEKAIIWSWDGSTVGGLGGKLEGNLVKGSILLHCLNSVLKHSAVLVLPLSKFDLDKSGKLITMDIPLPLKNADGSIDPVGKELGICEEESSNLNSLFTDLANKMELCTVGYIRLLRLFNDRDQFSPEEKYDWVPLSIEFGMPLFSPKLCDNICRRVVSSELLQSGSFGEHHHAMQSLRKKLQDICSEYQATGPAAKVLYQKEQVKESSRQLMNYASGKWNPLVDPSSPISGASSEHQRLKLANRQRCRTEVLSFDGSILRSYALAPVYEAATRPIEEGTQADMIKAEPNPNEIDSKEVILPGVNLLFDGSELHPFDIGACLQARQPISLIAEAAAASASLAIK; from the exons ATGCAGCGTGCTCCGGTGACAGTTGAGGAGCAATTGTTGCAAAAAGCGATCAAGGAAGAGTGTCCATGGGAGAATCTTCCGAAGCGACTTCAAGCTACTCTTTCTTCCAAGGAAGAATGGCACCGAAG GATAATTGAATGCTGCATAAAGAAGAGACTTCAATGGAATATCTGTTTTGCCCGTAAAGTTTGTAAAGAAAGTGAATATTATGAAGATATGATGCGTTACTTGCGGAAGAATCTTGCT CTGTTTCCTTATCATCTGGCGGAGTATGTTTGCCGTGTAATGAGGGTATCACCTTTCAGATATTATTGTGATATGATTTTTGAAGTAATGAAAAACG AGCAACCTTATGACAGCATCCCAAATTTTAGCGCCGCGGATGCTTTAAGACTTACAGGAATCGGGAGAAATGAATTTATTGACATAATGAACAAGTGCAGATCTAAG AAAATCATGTGGAAACTGAACAAATCAATTGCAAAAGAACTCTTGCCTACACAACCTGTAGATTTTCCTATTGAATCTTGGTGGGCAGTTTGTCTTGTGAACTTCACTTTAGAAGAATTTAAG AAACTCTCTGAAGAGGAAATGGCCACTATAGACAAAATATGTAAGGAGGAAGCAAGTTCATTTATCCTGTTTGATCCTGATGTTATAAAGGGTCTCTATAGACGTGGATTGATCTATTTTGATGTTCCAGTGTATCCTGAGGATCGGTTCAAAG TTTCAAGGCTTGAAGGTTTTGTATCCAACAGGGAGCAGTCTTATGAAGATCCTATTGAAGA GTTACTGTATGctgtttttgttgtttcaagTGAAAATGCATCTGTTGCTGAATTGGCAACAACCCTACAGGCTGACTTGTCACAACTGCAGGCTGCTGCATCATTTGTATGTCGATTAGGATGGGCAACAAAAGTCATTGATCCATCATCTATTCTTCAAGATGCAAGTATACCTGGGTCTCCAAAAAGTGCAATTAGTGATGAAGATGTTTCTCTTGATAAAGATATTCAAGAGGATGCTTCAGGTTCAGCCAGTTATGGTCCTCGTTCGGCCTATACTCGTGTTGCCTTCATAGTTGATGCTAATATAACATCCTATCTTATGATGGGTTCTGTTTCACCAG GTCTGAAATCTCATGCTGTTACGCTCTATGAAGCGGGTAAATTGGGTCATGCCAGCATTTCTGATCTTTGCAAGGATCTTAGCACTCTTGAAGGTGCAAAATTTGAGGGGGAACTGCAGGAATTTGCTAATCATGCATTCAGCCTGCGTTGTGTATTAGAGTGTCTACAATCAGGCGGAGTTGCCTCTGATGTGAAAGTTGATGAAGGATTTCATAAGATGGATATGGCTACTCCAAGCAATGATGAATCAAGCTCTCTAACAGCTGAAATATCTTTGGCTGAAAAATCAGGAGACTCTGGTATTACAGAAACTGAGACGAATAATGATGAGTTATTGAGTTTAGATTTGGAGAAGTCTGCAGAGGCTTCTGTTTCCTTTGAAGCCGTTCCTAGTGATGGAACCAGTTCTATTACATTGGAAGGTGATGACAATGACATACAGGATTCCAGTAAAGATGAAAATCTCCCAAACGATAAGAAACTAATGGTTGAAGGGTCAGATGTTGGAAGAGAAATGCTGAAGAGTAAAAAGAAATACCGTGTAGATATTCTCCGCTGTGAAAGCTTGGCTTCTCTTGCACCAGCAACCCTTGATCGTTTGTTTCTTCGTGACTATGATATAGTTGTGTCCATAGTGCCTCTTCCTCAATCATCAGTTCTTCCTGGACCTGCAGGTCCAGTTCATTTTGGTCCCCCCTCATATTCCTTTATGACTCCTTGGATGAAATTGGTATTATATTCAACTGTAGAAAGTGGGCCTCTGTCAGTTGTTCTTATGAAAGGACAGTGTCTGCGCTTGCTTCCTGCCCCATTGGCTGGTTGTGAGAAAGCTATCATATGGTCTTGGGATGGTTCCACAGTAGGCGGGTTAGGGGGGAAGCTTGAAGGAAATTTAGTGAAGGGAAGTATACTGTTGCACTGTTTAAATTCAGTTCTTAAACATTCAGCTGTGCTGGTGCTGCCTCTCAGTAAGTTTGATCTTGATAAATCTGGAAAATTGATTACTATGGATATCCCTTTGCCTTTAAAGAACGCTGATGGCTCAATTGATCCAGTTGGAAAAGAGTTAGGAATATGCGAAGAGGAAAGTTCAAACCTGAATTCTCTATTTACTGATTTGGCAAACAAGATGGAACTGTGCACAGTTGGATATATCCGTCTACTTAGATTGTTTAATGACAGAGACCAGTTTTCACCTGAAGAAAAGTATGATTGGGTTCCATTGAGTATTGAGTTTGGGATGCCATTATTTAGCCCAAAGTTGTGTGATAATATATGTAGAAGGGTGGTTTCATCTGAATTGCTTCAATCTGGATCATTTGGTGAACACCATCATGCAATGCAAAGCTTAAGGAAAAAATTACAAGACATTTGTTCAGAGTACCAAGCAACAGGTCCGGCTGCTAAGGTGCTGTACCAGAAGGAACAAGTTAAGGAATCCTCACGACAGCTTATGAACTATGCTAGTGGAAAATGGAATCCACTTGTCGACCCTTCTTCTCCCATTTCTGGGGCATCAAGTGAGCATCAAAGGTTAAAGCTTGCAAATCGACAACGCTGCAGAACTGAAGTTTTAAGCTTTGATGGAAGTATTCTTAG ATCATATGCCTTAGCTCCTGTTTACGAAGCTGCTACAAGGCCCATTGAAGAAGGTACTCAAGCCGACATGATAAAAGCTGAACCAAATCCAAATGAAATTGATAGCAAAGAAGTAATTCTTCCTGGAGTAAATCTTCTTTTTGACGGTTCTGAGCTGCACCCGTTTGACATAGGTGCCTGCCTCCAGGCACGTCAGCCTATTTCCTTAATAGCAGAAGCAGCAGCTGCCTCAGCATCTTTAGCAATCAAATAG
- the LOC123901281 gene encoding glycine-rich RNA-binding protein 4, mitochondrial, translated as MRGTSLISLFSLSRHRILHSQCRFFNSSASEPSSNKLFIGGLSWSVDEKSLKDAFSSFGDVTEVRIVYDKDSGRARGFGFVIFTNEDDAKSAKDAMDGKALLGRPLRINFALEKARGGPVVVPRFSDNGRFNRH; from the exons ATGAGAGGAACAAGTTTGATATCATTGTTCTCACTCTCACGCCATCGTATTCTTCACTCTCAATGCCGATTCTTCAACTCTTCTGCTTCTGAACCTTCATCTAACAAGCTCTTTATAGGAGGATTATCATGGTCAGTTGATGAAAAATCTCTCAAAGATGCTTTCTCTTCATTTGGAGATGTTACTGAAG TGAGGATAGTGTATGATAAAGACAGTGGTAGAGCTAGAGGATTTGGGTTTGTTATCTTtacaaatgaagatgatgcaAAATCTGCAAAAGATGCTATGGACGGAAAG GCATTGTTAGGTAGACCGTTGAGGATAAATTTTGCTCTCGAGAAGGCCCGTGGTGGACCTGTTGTAGTTCCTCGGTTTTCAGATAATGGACGATTTAACAGGCACTAA